In Rhodanobacter denitrificans, the sequence ATCGGCCGCCACGAACTCCGCCCCACCGGACTCTCGCAACAGGGCGGCGGTGTCGCCGTTTGGTCCGACCAGCGCGAAGATCGGCCGCCCGATCCGCAGGTACTCGTACACCTTGGCCGGTATCTGCAGGTCGAACCTGCTGCCCTGGAACAACAGCAATCCATCGGCCGCGACCTGCTCGAACAGTGCTTCGCGGTTGCCGACAGGTGGCGCCAAAGTCACCATCTCTCCCAGTCCCAAACGCTGTATCTCCCGAGTGTAGGTTGCCTCCGAGCCACTCGCCCGCAGGACGACCTTGATCATCCCTGCAGTTACGCCGCCCGAGTCCCTGAGACGCGCGAGTGCAGCAAAGAACGGCAGAGGACTGCGGCCTTCTGGATACAACAGGCCGCTGTGCAGCAGTACCAACGGTCGCCCGGCTTGTGGAGGCGGGCGTCTGAGGTCGGCGAATGCCTCGTCGTCGTATCCATTGGCGATGACCGTCAAACGGCCGGCACGCCATGCCTCGGGGTAGCGCTCGGCACACCACTGCATCGCTCCGGGCGTCGTGAACACCGAACGCGCCGCGCACGACAGGACGCGACGCTCCCAGCGGGCCTGCGACCTGACCGCCATCGGGTTCTTGCCCGCCGTTGAACTCGCAACCGGGTCGCGAAAATCCGCGATCCACGGGATGCCCGTCAAACGATGCAGGGTGTAGGCAACACAGTGGGAGGTCATGATGGGAAACGTCGACCAGATCGCCTGCGCATGATGGCGCCTGATCAGGCGCAGTCCGTTCCAGACAGCGGCGGGCCACCAACTCGACCACCTGTCGGGTAACGCGAAGATGGACGGATACCTGCCCATGACTGCCATATGGCGCTTGGCGTCCAGCGCAAAGGCACGGTACACATTGCACTCTTTGGGTATGGATCGAACACTGGCGGGATCGGTCAATTCGTACGCGCCCGGGGTTGCGGAAAGGACCACCGGGTCCCAGCCGCGCTCGGGCAGGTATTTCGTAAACGCCAAGAGCCGCAGGTGACCGCTGCTCAGTGCAGACGGCGGGAAATGGAAGCCGGTCATCAGTACACACTTGCCCACCACACGCCCCTCCATCACGGCTTCCCGAACGAATGCTCGGCCTGCCCGCGTCCCAGCAGGTGCGGTTGCGTTGCAGCGGCCCCTGCTGACCCCGCATATGCGA encodes:
- a CDS encoding glycosyltransferase, which codes for MTGFHFPPSALSSGHLRLLAFTKYLPERGWDPVVLSATPGAYELTDPASVRSIPKECNVYRAFALDAKRHMAVMGRYPSIFALPDRWSSWWPAAVWNGLRLIRRHHAQAIWSTFPIMTSHCVAYTLHRLTGIPWIADFRDPVASSTAGKNPMAVRSQARWERRVLSCAARSVFTTPGAMQWCAERYPEAWRAGRLTVIANGYDDEAFADLRRPPPQAGRPLVLLHSGLLYPEGRSPLPFFAALARLRDSGGVTAGMIKVVLRASGSEATYTREIQRLGLGEMVTLAPPVGNREALFEQVAADGLLLFQGSRFDLQIPAKVYEYLRIGRPIFALVGPNGDTAALLRESGGAEFVAADDVDAIATGLRRFLYALTKGTAPSQRPAVVAQYSRRAGAAQLASLLDQVCT